ggaagagaaaagccttcggagaaaagagcgaaaactGGATACTGAAAAAACGGCAACATTCGCGGCTTTGATATGCACTCTGTCACTCCAATGAGTCATACGCCCACATCCGTGTGTGCGCATGTAAGAGTGTCTAAGTTCACCCAGAAACCTACGTACGTGAATGCAGCGAAGAATGCAATCCAACACTTGTATACGCGCGCATAAATTGACCAATAAATGtaaacatatgtatatagatatatatataaatgtggATGCGAATAGCCGCTCTTCTGCTGCGTTGCCAGAGATACGCAGTTTTGATTGTGGCTCGCTTCCCTGTCATGCAACCTGCCGCGCGTTCGCCTGAGCACAGATTGCCGTCGCCTAACGCTGCGAGGACATCCCGAACAGATGCTCTGTTGCAGGCCGAGACAGCGACTTGCGTTTCCTCACTACGAAGAACGTAGAACCAAGGAAAAGTGCTACCttgacgagagagaggcaatgTGTAAAAATGATTTCGTTTTAGATTGCATCGCTTAGACGTTTTCGCCACAATCGTTTGAAGGTCTgtatcttttttctctgggtGCTACAGTCACAGACGAGTCACCGAAGATCGCTCTCTGCAAATCCATAGATCGAGTCTGGAAGACGCCAGGGAAACCTCGTGATTGTTGACGAGTCACCCACTGCTCACGTATCAGCAATCAAACACTCAACGCAGGAGTCTCAAATCacagtctctgtctctctaaCCTCTGTATAGTGAATGCATGTGTATCCCTGTCTCTCGAACTGCCGCACCTACGTATGCACTGCCAGAGTTCTGCATCAAAACAAAGCAGAGTTATGCATTTTGAGAATAAACTAAAGGTGAGACTGTCGATTTAAGTGCCATAAAGATTGAGAGGAATATCGTATCTCAATGCCTCAAAGGGCTCCTATGAACGAGCAAATTGCGGTGAATCTCTCTCTGGGCACAGAGATCACTGTGGCTCTGCCGCGTGAGAAGGAATCATCCCTCTCACGGCGGAATGTTTCCACCGATCTCCCTTTCAGGCATAGGAAACACTGCCCACGCATCCTATTCCCCACCACACAAGAGACCGACATTCAATGAAAAACGCCCCCTACACCTCCCTACCTAACAATCCTTTTCTTCTACAAATTCCTCCATTCATGCACCGTGCTTTTCTTCACCTACACACGCCCACCGACATACCCCTCTGCATCAGCATAccaatatacatatatatatatatatgtatatggaaCCCAGTTCATGCCTGTGTTTGAGGCGAGTTCTGTAACAATCGTTGAGCGTTGTTGgtgtcttgttttttctctgtttcgtcagTTCTTGTGCTTTTGAAAAGCGTGAGGACGACATGGCATGCGACGGCTTCCTTCCGCCCCACGGGTCCAACTCCCTCGCTCGTTTTTGCTTTGACACTGACAGCGGCGGCGGGGAGTTGCAGCAGCTCGGCGAGGTTTTCTCgcattttctgctttctggCGCGTCCGAACTTCATCGCGTCGAAAACCACCGTCGCGTCCACGCTCCCCAGTCTCCAGTCCGGATGCTTCGCGCGGACTATCTCCAGCGCTCGCGCCACcaagagcgacgaagacatGCCGCGGAAAGCCGGATTCGAGTCCGAAAAATGCTCGCCAATGTCCCCCAAAGCGAAAGCTCCGAACACAGCGTCGCACACCGCATGCAACAGTACATCTCCGTCCGAGTGCGCCACCACTCCGAACGAATTCTCCACGGCcggcggggaagaagaagagagagaagaagagagagaagaagacagagaagaagacagagaagaagagaacggcaCGGAGGCCCGCGGGGAATTACGAGTGGGTCGGAAGAGTCGGGACAACCAGGCGTTTCCTCGGTGTCGCGTTCTGCCGGATTCTCCGCAACTACCAGTCGCCGCAGAATGCGGAGCGTTTGTGCACCACGGAGCGAGGCTGCATTTCGCTCTGGTCAACAGCGTCGTGAAACGCTGAACGAACGAGCGCAGTGCCAGAACGCCCTGAGAGGAAAGCCATCTGTCAAACACCCAGCCTTTCTCCGGAGGGGTCGAGATGCAGACGCCTCCGATGACAAGGGGACCTGTAAAAAAGAACAGCGCTCGAATCGAAAGTGCAGAGTGACAGGATCAAAGCTTCCATGAGGCACTGGAAAGGCTCGACAAGtcgcaaaagaaaaaaggtcCTTCCATGCTCACGGGTGGAGTTCCTCTCCTGGTCCATGGAAACGCCCACGGCTGCGTGTCAAGCGAAGGGGCGAAGTCTAGGTTTTTTCTCTAGTGCTCCCCGCCAAAAAAAGTCCGCCATCTCTAAGCTATACATCAGCAACACCGAACTTTGCGAAACGCCATAGACATGGACGCGCGCCTGCACTGCGTCGTTCTGCGAAAGATGTTCAAGCTGCGCAACGTCTTCCAAGAGATATCCGAATCCGGAGAGTCAGGAAACAAGAGACCctggaggaggcgcgaaagagaaggacgggGATGAGGGAGATGAGCgacaaaagggagagaaagacaaaagggAGATGAGCgacaaaagggagagaaagacaaaagggagagaaagacaaaagggagagaaagacaaaagggagagaaagacaaaagggAGAGTGGTTCTTCTTCACAGGCACCGAGGGATCTTTCGCGAAGAATCGATGCAAAAGTCGCGTTCGGATTCGAAGCCGGCGTCGACGCGAAGCACGCAGCCGAGCGCAGCCGCCCCGCGAGaccaagaaggagacgacgtAAAAAATACTTTTGAAACATCTTTGCAGGCTCTACACTGATGGACCGGTCATCTACACACTCGGCCTGCAACAGAGCATCTGTTCGGGATGTCCTCGCAGCGTTAGGCGACGGCAATCTGTGCTCAGGCGAACGCGCGGCAGGTTGCgtgagagggaagcgagccACAATCAAAACTGCGTATCTACGGCAATGCAGCAAACGAGCGAatctgcgtttcctccccGCCATTCTGTCGTCGCTGTCGCACCTGTAGCCTCCAGTGGGTTCGCTGTGACTCGGTGAAGATCGTATCCATGTCCAATTCTGAACGTTGGTCTCCTTTCACCTGCTTCGCCGGTCGTCTCAGTCTcccctccgccttctccctcagaTTCCCCGCCAACGGAGGAActgcggaggagagaagagcgaggcggagaaggaaagagagcgggagacgaaggagagagagacgcagaacgaaagggggaagaagaccgagagagaggcgagggagagcgaggagagagacggagcggaagagaggggagaaaggcggTCGgcgcaagagaaggaaagaagcggcGCTGAGACTTtagcagagacagcgaaggcgagaaagaaggagaacgatGAGGCcgcgaaagggagacagagggagaacagaagagagaccgaCGACGGCCGGGAGAGAActgggaaggagacaaaaagagacaggaggaaagagaagagctcAACAGGGCGCCTGAGGTGCCGGCGGACGAAACTCTCCTGCTGTTTTGTTTTTGCAACGTCGACGCATTCACCACGAGTAGccaagcagaggaagaagagagaccagCAAGCGGCCaagaacgaaaaggagaggagttgcagaggcgagggggaggcggagaacagagaacgaagagaacaaTCAaggacaacagagaagagacaaacgcatTCAAAGGACGAAAGGACATCCTGGGGAAGACGCGGCGCGACACAGACGCCTGAGACATTTTCTTcagacgcggagagacgagaagaacagaaggaagcacgaggagaaaaggatgTCGTTCTAGAGTTCAGGGAAAGTTCGTCAAGAAAGGACGCAAGGGCAACAGACACACGGAGATCGGACaaaagaacaagacgaaaagagaggcacAAACGCatggaggaaagaagagagaggaaagaaaacgagggacgaaacagagaaaagaaagagacggacgATCAGGAGAGCAACCGAGACAGATCGGTggccgcgaagaagacagcgggggcaagaaacagagaggaagatgcgggagaaaacgagagaagaagcttctGGAAAAAGAATGAAGCGAAACCGAGAGCCCCCAAAATacctgaagagacagagacacgagaagagacaggagaagagacaggagacgatGCTGTCCCCAccctccccccctcccccgaCAAGACAGAGATAAAGACAtgaaacaagaggaagaagcagagaggtaCTTTGTCTGCTTCCACGCCTTTTCAAGTccggagaaaacgacgagcAAAGCTTATCGACGCCCAAGAAGACaaaagggggagagagagggtgCTGAACGCTTGGAGACactgaggagacacagaaacctGTGCGGAGCAGAACCTCAGTTTCCTCCGGACCTTgtcccccttttctctcctttcttttttttctacCTTTTTCACACAACAAGAATAGgaggcaaaagaaaaaactgcgacagcgagacgaaCCGGAGCCTTTCTTTCGTTGGCACTGCAGTGGGCGAACTGGATGCCAGCGGAGGCCGAGCGCACAGGGGGAAGAGAATCGATGCTTGTGACCATCGCTTTTGTGCTGCAGTCGTCGAGCCGCTTGAAAAAAAGTacacaaagaaaagaggTCGTTGTACTGCTACTGCATGACACTCCTCGAGGCATGCGAAATAAAAATCCTAGAATTCTAGGAAGCGTTATGAAAATCCTGCTTGTCGTCTCCACGGTAGCTGCAGTAGCTGCAGACCGACTGAGAAAAAGATCCTGCAtcttgaaaaaaaaaactgAACCAAAGCAAGAGAATCGGAAAACTGGAACTGTGCAGTCGCAAACTGCGTACATATGTAGATTTCTATATGTATGAAAGTACGTATTGCCGTTAGCATACGTACACATGCAGATGCGTATACAGATCTATACACGTACAGGTGCTTCTGTATATTATTCGTGGCGTCTGTGGATGTAATGAGCATGCCTGGATATATAAATGTACGCGTATAAACATACAGATATCTGTTTCAATGCccatttatacatatatatatatatgtatatatatatgcgtatatatatatgtttttaCAGGTAGTAACACAAAACTTGGAGGAATTCACTGGGGTGCGTGTGCTGGACTCGCAGAAAGACTGTTTTTTAACGTCGGGAAGAGTTGCTCGTAGAGCCTCCTTCGAAAGAAATGCAAGGTGCTCGAGAAATCGGAGACTGGggcagacgacgaggaatGCTTCGTCGATCAGAGCGTTGTCGACCTGTAGGCGTTTCAGCGTTTCAGAGAGATTTCcgatttctttcttcagcgTTCAGTgacaaaaaagagaggtGGTAAGAAGAAATGGTTTCCTCGTGGAAAGAAGAGTTGCGTAGACAACGGAgctctgtgtttttcgtgAGAAAAGCTGCAGAGAGTCTTTCATGTCAAGGATTGCAGGTTCTCCAGTgttcgcgagagaagactcAGGCTCTCAAAGAAATGCATCTATACTGAGAAGCGAATCCGGAGTCGgtgggagagagggaaggtACTCGAATCTGCCCGTTTCGCGACTGTTGTCGAGACGCGGCCattcgtccttcttcgcgttccaAGTTTCgatgcgtttcctctcttccctgttgtctctgcatctcgGCTTCGGACGCAAGGCACCTCCACAGCGCggcaaaaaggaaaagagaagagggtcGCGTTCCTTTTTTCACTCTGCTCTTGCGCGAACAGACTTTCCAAAAACGAGGACACCGGCCGTCGAGTGGGCGAGGAaaggagcgagaaagagcgacCTCACGAgctgcggcgtctctctctcggtttGTGCAGAAGCCGGCAGAAGACGTCGCGACATCCTCGCTTTGTCTGACGGTTCCGGCTACTCCTgttcctccgcttcttctccgatCGTGGGCGCTTCTGCCTCGAAACAGACCGATCCGACGAGCGGCTCgaaaacgcggagaagaTCCGCCACGGAGACTCTGAGTTTCAAATCGACTTCTCCGCCTCCGAGCCAGACGAGCGGTGGGTCGAGCGCCAGGAGCGCAGAATCGACGATCACGGGAACGTCTGTCTTGGCCGCAAACGGTGTCACTGCGTTGTAGACAAATCCCGTGAGCTCTTCGCTGGTTTTGCAAAAGTTAAAGTTCAACTTCTTGTTCCCCAGCTTCAGTCCGCGCTGCACAACGAAACATGGCTCCAGAGGCCACTGTGCGTGAGTGCAGACGAAGACATCTCTGGTAAATACGCCGACATACAAATATACCTATACAGCAGATGTATACCTGGAAATAATACATATCCATATTTACATACGTTCACATAGAAATCTATACAAACATGTagatctgtatatatatttatttatatatttatatatatatttatatatatttatatatgaatatatgcTAAACGCCAGTGTGGTGAACGAGGATTTACGTCTCAAAATATGTACGCATTTCCATATGCATGTGCTTGGGAAGTTGCGGGGAGATgacggagaggacgaaggaaaggagaggaaagagaggagagaggagcaggcaGGGAGGGATAGAGAGAATGAAACAGGACGGACAtaacgaaggagagactggccaagagagaaatgtggagaggaaaactcagagagaaacgaaacaacGATGGAcaaagaagatggagaaagagagatcgAAGGAAAGAATGCTCATTCTACTCACTTCGGCATTCAGGCTCTTGACGAGATCCTTCACCCGTTCGCCGTTGACCTTTCTTTGGTATTGGACAACAATTAAATAGTATTTGCTGTTCAGCTTATCGTTAActcctgaagaagaaagaaacaaacgaaaccTTCCCATGAATCGTTTCATGTCGACACTCACGGAAGTATCCTTCTTTCTACGCATTCTCACACATCTCTATCCATGCAGACCAATCTCTCTATCCTTACTCATA
This genomic interval from Toxoplasma gondii ME49 chromosome VIIb, whole genome shotgun sequence contains the following:
- a CDS encoding YbaK/proline-tRNA ligase associated domain-containing protein (encoded by transcript TGME49_255680); the protein is MEKLNGRPETAAPVSSPSQNGEKGGTPSTGASQLPSSCSPSSSSPSSCSPSSCSPSSPSCSSSSCSEPMEERMRAFLERHSVSDYALVRVGPDYYDISLQERANLLKIPSTLHLCKTVVMENTRHTGVNDKLNSKYYLIVVQYQRKVNGERVKDLVKSLNAERGLKLGNKKLNFNFCKTSEELTGFVYNAVTPFAAKTDVPVIVDSALLALDPPLVWLGGGEVDLKLRVSVADLLRVFEPLVGSVCFEAEAPTIGEEAEEQE
- a CDS encoding 2-C-methyl-D-erythritol 2,4-cyclodiphosphate synthase domain-containing protein (encoded by transcript TGME49_255690~Predicted trans-membrane domain (TMHMM2.0):18-41); the protein is MSQASVSRRVFPRMSFRPLNAFVSSLLSLIVLFVLCSPPPPRLCNSSPFRSWPLAGLSSSSAWLLVVNASTLQKQNSRRVSSAGTSGALLSSSLSSCLFLSPSQFSPGRRRSLFCSPSVSLSRPHRSPSFSPSLSLLKSQRRFFPSLAPTAFLPSLPLRLSPRSPSPLSRSSSPFRSASLSPSSPALFPSPPRSSLLRSSSVGGESEGEGGGETETTGEAGERRPTFRIGHGYDLHRVTANPLEATGPLVIGGVCISTPPEKGWVFDRWLSSQGVLALRSFVQRFTTLLTRAKCSLAPWCTNAPHSAATGSCGESGRTRHRGNAWLSRLFRPTRNSPRASVPFSSSLSSSLSSSLSSSLSSSSPPAVENSFGVVAHSDGDVLLHAVCDAVFGAFALGDIGEHFSDSNPAFRGMSSSLLVARALEIVRAKHPDWRLGSVDATVVFDAMKFGRARKQKMRENLAELLQLPAAAVSVKAKTSEGVGPVGRKEAVACHVVLTLFKSTRTDETEKKQDTNNAQRLLQNSPQTQA